A single window of Halotalea alkalilenta DNA harbors:
- a CDS encoding aspartate aminotransferase family protein, translating to MPFTANREFHDQPYMVHGAEGRYLIDSRGRKLFDSLSGLWCCGAGHNRETIRAAVERQLRTLDYAPAFQFGHPLAFELAEKVAALTPEGLDHVFFTGSGSESADTALKMARAYWRLKGRPEKTRLIGRAKGYHGVNLGGTSVGGIGGNRKLYGTMLDVGHLPHTQTPGAEFSRGQPEQGAELADALLDQIAIHDASNIAAVIVEPLSGSAGVIVPPKGYLQRLRKICDDHQILLIFDEVITGFGRMGRAFGADAFGVVPDIMTLAKQITNGAVPMGAVVASRDIYATFMNADLPRNAVEFTHGYTYSAHPVACAAALATLELFSRERFPDQAAALAPAFEEKIHALRGSGPVVDIRNYGLTGAIQLAPRGSDPTLRPRDASRALWEAGFHVRFGGDCLQFGPGFSTTETELDRLFDAVGEVLNKLD from the coding sequence ATGCCGTTCACCGCCAACCGTGAGTTTCACGACCAACCCTACATGGTACATGGCGCCGAGGGACGCTACCTGATCGACTCGCGCGGCCGCAAGCTGTTCGACTCGCTCTCCGGGCTCTGGTGCTGCGGCGCCGGGCACAATCGCGAAACCATCCGCGCCGCAGTCGAGCGCCAGCTGCGTACCCTCGACTACGCGCCCGCGTTCCAGTTCGGTCACCCGCTGGCCTTCGAACTGGCGGAAAAAGTCGCCGCCTTGACCCCTGAAGGGCTCGACCACGTATTCTTCACCGGCTCCGGTTCCGAGAGCGCGGACACCGCGCTGAAGATGGCGCGCGCCTACTGGCGGCTCAAGGGACGCCCGGAGAAGACCCGGCTGATCGGCCGCGCCAAGGGCTACCACGGGGTCAACCTCGGCGGCACCAGCGTCGGCGGTATCGGCGGCAACCGCAAGCTCTACGGCACGATGCTGGACGTCGGCCACCTGCCCCATACCCAAACGCCCGGCGCCGAGTTCAGCCGCGGCCAGCCCGAACAAGGCGCCGAGCTCGCCGATGCCTTGCTCGACCAGATCGCGATACATGATGCCTCGAACATCGCCGCGGTGATCGTCGAGCCGCTCTCAGGCTCGGCCGGCGTGATCGTACCGCCCAAGGGCTATCTCCAGCGGCTTCGCAAGATCTGCGACGATCACCAGATCCTGTTGATCTTCGACGAAGTGATCACCGGCTTCGGCCGCATGGGTCGCGCCTTCGGCGCCGATGCCTTCGGCGTGGTGCCGGACATCATGACGCTGGCCAAGCAGATCACCAACGGCGCGGTGCCGATGGGCGCGGTGGTCGCCAGCCGCGACATCTATGCCACCTTCATGAATGCCGACCTGCCGCGAAACGCGGTGGAATTCACCCACGGCTATACCTACTCGGCTCATCCGGTCGCCTGCGCAGCGGCCCTGGCCACCCTCGAGCTTTTCAGCCGTGAGCGCTTTCCCGACCAGGCCGCCGCACTGGCACCCGCGTTCGAGGAGAAGATCCACGCTCTGCGCGGCAGCGGCCCGGTGGTCGATATCCGCAACTATGGCCTGACCGGCGCGATCCAGCTCGCCCCGCGCGGCAGTGACCCGACCCTGCGCCCGCGCGATGCCTCACGTGCGCTGTGGGAGGCCGGCTTCCACGTTCGCTTCGGCGGCGACTGCCTCCAGTTCGGGCCGGGTTTCTCCACCACCGAAACCGAACTGGATCGCCTGTTCGATGCCGTTGGCGAGGTCTTGAACAAGCTTGACTGA
- the prmC gene encoding peptide chain release factor N(5)-glutamine methyltransferase: MTLDAALREAAGRLSGASATPRLDAELLLAQLLGKPRSWLYAWGDRALEPAIGATFEALIERRRAGEPVAYLVGYREFHGLELEVGPATLIPRPDTECLVDLALSLAEQEQGDALDLGTGSGAIALAFARARPGWRVVACDRIEEALALARRNAERLSIDNLEFVHSDWFSAPGFASRRFGLILSNPPYIAEDDHHLALGDLRFEPRSALVAADGGLADLRRIIMDAFHHLLPGGWLLLEHGMAQGGAVRDLLMAAGFERVATHPDLGGRERVSLGRRACPAPGE; the protein is encoded by the coding sequence ATGACCCTGGACGCCGCGCTGCGCGAGGCCGCAGGCCGCCTGAGCGGCGCATCGGCGACCCCACGGCTCGACGCCGAGCTGCTGCTCGCGCAACTGCTCGGCAAGCCTCGCAGCTGGCTCTACGCTTGGGGCGACCGCGCGCTCGAGCCAGCCATCGGCGCCACCTTCGAGGCGCTCATCGAGCGTCGCCGCGCCGGTGAGCCGGTAGCCTATCTGGTCGGGTACCGAGAGTTCCATGGCCTCGAGCTCGAAGTCGGCCCGGCGACGCTGATTCCCCGGCCGGATACCGAGTGCCTGGTCGATCTCGCGCTCTCCCTCGCCGAGCAGGAGCAGGGCGACGCGCTCGATCTCGGCACCGGCAGCGGCGCGATCGCGCTGGCCTTCGCCCGCGCCCGGCCGGGCTGGCGGGTGGTCGCCTGCGACCGGATCGAGGAGGCGCTGGCGCTGGCGCGGCGCAACGCCGAGCGTTTGTCGATCGACAATCTCGAGTTCGTCCACAGCGACTGGTTCTCAGCGCCCGGGTTCGCCTCGCGACGCTTCGGGCTGATTCTTTCCAATCCGCCCTACATCGCCGAGGATGATCACCATCTCGCGCTCGGCGATCTGCGCTTCGAGCCGCGCTCCGCGCTGGTCGCGGCCGATGGGGGGCTGGCGGACCTGCGCCGGATCATCATGGATGCCTTTCACCACCTGCTGCCCGGCGGCTGGCTCTTGCTCGAGCACGGCATGGCGCAGGGCGGCGCGGTGCGCGATCTGCTGATGGCGGCCGGATTCGAACGAGTGGCCACCCATCCCGACCTCGGCGGTCGCGAGCGGGTGAGCCTCGGTCGGCGCGCCTGCCCGGCGCCCGGCGAATGA
- a CDS encoding DMT family transporter, with product MTEPRTSHRLAHLQLHVAAALFGLSALIGAALALSPTLIVLGRGAFALLALWLLCPLLGSRPWREVGAATAGWLLLGGALLTIHWLTFFAAVQLGGVALGTLGFACFPAFTTVFEWLLLRSRPSRRALYALGAVSLGLVLVTPNLELGDRALAGLLWGVCSGALYALLAILNRATSARVAPLVASWWQCLMITLLLAPFALFEERLPSASEWGLLALLGIGCTALAYTLFVQALGKVRASAAAVVIALEPVYAITAAWLLLGEIPATRTLAGGALILLAVVISARGEPQRSARASSQAP from the coding sequence TTGACTGAGCCTCGGACCAGCCATCGACTCGCCCACCTGCAGCTGCACGTCGCCGCGGCGCTGTTCGGCCTTTCCGCCCTGATCGGTGCGGCGCTGGCGCTGTCACCGACGCTGATCGTGCTCGGCCGCGGCGCCTTCGCACTCCTCGCGCTATGGCTGCTGTGCCCGCTGCTCGGCAGCCGGCCGTGGCGCGAGGTGGGCGCCGCCACCGCCGGCTGGCTGCTGCTCGGCGGCGCGCTGCTGACGATCCACTGGCTGACCTTCTTTGCCGCCGTGCAGCTCGGCGGCGTGGCGCTCGGCACCCTCGGTTTCGCCTGCTTCCCAGCCTTCACCACGGTGTTCGAATGGCTGCTGCTGCGCAGCCGCCCGAGCCGGCGCGCACTTTATGCGCTCGGCGCGGTGAGCCTCGGCCTGGTACTGGTCACCCCGAACCTGGAGCTCGGCGACCGGGCGCTCGCCGGACTGCTCTGGGGAGTCTGCTCGGGTGCGCTCTATGCGCTGCTGGCGATCCTCAACCGCGCCACCTCGGCAAGGGTCGCACCGCTGGTGGCGAGCTGGTGGCAGTGCCTGATGATCACCCTGCTGCTCGCCCCCTTCGCGCTGTTCGAGGAGCGCTTGCCGAGCGCGAGCGAATGGGGCCTGCTGGCGCTGCTCGGGATCGGCTGCACCGCACTGGCCTATACCCTGTTCGTGCAGGCGCTGGGCAAAGTACGCGCAAGCGCCGCTGCCGTGGTGATCGCGCTGGAGCCGGTCTACGCGATCACCGCCGCCTGGCTGCTGCTCGGCGAGATCCCGGCCACGCGCACCTTGGCCGGTGGCGCCTTGATCCTGCTCGCGGTGGTCATCAGCGCACGCGGAGAGCCTCAGCGCAGCGCCCGCGCCTCATCCCAAGCGCCGTAG
- a CDS encoding HesA/MoeB/ThiF family protein: MNDQQLLRYSRHLLLPEIDIEGQQRLLDASALIIGLGGLGSAAALYLAAAGVGRLTLVDFDSVELSNLQRQVIHTQARIGEAKARSAAIAIAELNPDCEVEALVERLDDQALVEQARRASVVLDCTDRFSSRYAINRACVMAGTPLVSGAAIRFSGQLAVFDLRRASAPCYACLYGVESDDEALSCAESGVAAPLVGVIGACQALEAMKLLSGAGEPASGISTFDGLKGEWRRFELERDPACPVCCYR, from the coding sequence ATGAATGACCAACAACTGCTGCGCTACAGCCGCCATCTGCTGCTGCCCGAGATCGACATCGAAGGCCAGCAGCGCCTGCTCGACGCCAGCGCGCTGATCATCGGCCTCGGCGGGCTCGGCTCGGCGGCGGCGCTCTATCTCGCCGCCGCCGGCGTGGGGCGGCTGACCCTGGTCGACTTCGACAGCGTCGAACTCTCCAACCTCCAGCGTCAGGTGATCCATACCCAGGCCCGTATCGGCGAGGCCAAGGCGCGCTCCGCGGCGATCGCGATCGCTGAGCTCAACCCGGATTGCGAGGTCGAGGCGCTGGTCGAGCGGCTCGACGACCAGGCGCTGGTCGAGCAGGCCAGGCGCGCCTCGGTGGTGCTCGACTGTACCGATCGGTTCTCCAGCCGCTACGCGATCAACCGCGCCTGCGTGATGGCCGGCACGCCGCTGGTGTCAGGCGCCGCGATCCGTTTCTCCGGCCAGCTCGCGGTGTTCGATCTGCGCCGCGCGAGTGCGCCCTGCTATGCCTGTCTCTACGGGGTAGAGAGCGACGACGAAGCGCTCTCCTGCGCCGAGAGCGGCGTGGCCGCGCCGCTGGTGGGGGTGATCGGCGCCTGCCAGGCGCTCGAGGCGATGAAACTGCTGAGCGGTGCCGGCGAGCCCGCCTCCGGGATCTCCACCTTCGATGGGCTCAAGGGCGAGTGGCGCCGTTTCGAGCTCGAGCGCGATCCCGCCTGCCCGGTCTGCTGCTACCGCTAG
- a CDS encoding ABC transporter ATP-binding protein produces MTANTASSSSAGLERQAQARAATREASSITLKGLSKRFGNDAIALDGVDLKIEAGEFFTLLGPSGCGKTTLLRILAGLDVADDGTVEIGGREVTDTPPHRRSVNTVFQSYALFPHLSVRDNIAFGLRMRGIKAAERDRRVDEIATLMKLDALLERRIHQLSGGQRQRIALARALVNEPDVLLLDEPLSALDAGLRGDLQVELKRLQQRLGMTFVFVTHDQEEAMVMSDRIALLDGGKIQQVGTPPQVYERPVNRFVARFIGHDNLFKVRGRDGQRITTSLGELTTESSGDGQLALIRPETLELSAPGSPGVDPGLALNRLPGKVEERFYRGATVEYRLSCGGSDILAEAANSGERLFKVGDAVQIEIYPEDVVLIDE; encoded by the coding sequence ATGACAGCCAATACCGCGTCTTCTTCCTCCGCGGGGCTCGAACGGCAAGCGCAGGCCCGGGCGGCGACCCGCGAGGCCTCGTCGATTACCCTCAAGGGGCTGTCGAAGCGCTTCGGCAACGACGCCATCGCCCTCGACGGCGTCGATCTCAAGATCGAGGCCGGTGAGTTCTTCACTCTGCTCGGCCCCTCGGGCTGCGGCAAGACCACGCTGCTCAGGATCCTCGCCGGGCTCGACGTCGCCGACGACGGCACCGTCGAGATCGGCGGGCGCGAGGTCACCGATACCCCGCCGCACAGGCGCAGCGTCAACACCGTGTTCCAGTCCTATGCGCTGTTCCCGCATCTCTCGGTGCGCGACAACATCGCCTTCGGGCTCAGGATGCGCGGGATCAAGGCCGCCGAGCGCGACCGCCGGGTCGATGAGATCGCCACGCTGATGAAGCTCGATGCGCTGCTCGAGCGGCGTATCCACCAGCTCTCCGGCGGCCAGCGCCAGCGCATTGCGCTGGCCCGCGCGTTGGTCAACGAGCCCGACGTGCTGCTGCTCGACGAGCCGCTCTCGGCGCTCGACGCCGGGCTGCGCGGCGATCTCCAGGTCGAGCTCAAGCGGCTGCAGCAGCGCCTCGGCATGACCTTCGTCTTCGTCACCCACGACCAGGAGGAGGCGATGGTGATGTCCGACCGCATCGCGCTGCTCGACGGCGGCAAGATCCAGCAGGTCGGCACCCCGCCGCAGGTCTACGAGCGCCCGGTCAACCGCTTCGTCGCCCGCTTCATCGGCCACGACAACCTGTTCAAGGTGCGCGGCCGCGACGGCCAGCGGATCACCACCTCGCTCGGCGAGCTCACCACCGAGTCGAGCGGCGATGGCCAGCTGGCGCTGATTCGCCCCGAGACGCTGGAGCTCTCCGCGCCGGGCAGCCCCGGGGTCGACCCGGGCCTGGCGCTCAACCGGCTGCCGGGCAAGGTGGAGGAGCGCTTCTACCGCGGCGCCACGGTCGAGTATCGGCTCTCCTGCGGCGGCAGCGACATCCTCGCCGAGGCGGCCAACTCGGGGGAGCGATTGTTCAAGGTCGGCGACGCGGTGCAGATCGAGATCTATCCCGAAGACGTCGTGCTGATCGACGAGTGA
- a CDS encoding NAD(P)/FAD-dependent oxidoreductase, giving the protein MRSRPSRSAYDEVSSYYSDTRRVTLAPTPVLEGFRRADVCVIGGGITGCSTALHLAERGFDVVLLEAQEIGHGASGRSGGQILTGLGTGIEQVEGELGPDAARRIWEMSREAVTLTERLIERHSIPCDYRKGYVHAANKPRHVRHQRDWIERMASRYDYHGLDWLDRDQLRAHVVTDAYLGGVFDHDAGHLHPLDYTLGLARAAQRAGASLHTGNRVAEIDAGEGGRLRVSGRRGIVEAEFVVQATNAYFSGLVPELDAKLMPVDNYIVATAPLSEAQVAASLPSDAAVSDARFVLDYYRLSADRRLLFGGQVSYTGRQPFALDLRIKRRIKRLFPALAGLDIDYRWGGKVAITLDRAPHFGRHGDKLYFAQGYSGHGMALAGLAGQLIGEAIAGQAERFDLFARLKHRDFPGGRRLRTPLLALATTFYKLRDLL; this is encoded by the coding sequence ATGCGTTCGCGGCCTTCCCGATCGGCGTACGACGAAGTCTCCTCCTATTACAGTGACACCCGCAGGGTGACCCTGGCACCGACGCCGGTGCTGGAGGGCTTTCGTCGTGCTGACGTGTGCGTGATCGGCGGCGGCATCACTGGCTGCTCGACGGCGCTGCACCTCGCCGAGCGCGGCTTCGACGTGGTCCTGCTCGAAGCGCAAGAGATCGGCCATGGTGCTTCCGGGCGCAGCGGTGGCCAGATCCTCACCGGGCTCGGCACCGGCATCGAGCAGGTCGAGGGCGAGCTCGGTCCGGACGCCGCGCGACGCATCTGGGAAATGAGTCGCGAAGCGGTGACGCTGACCGAGCGGCTGATCGAGCGCCATTCGATTCCCTGCGACTACCGCAAGGGTTACGTCCACGCCGCCAACAAGCCGCGCCATGTTCGTCACCAGCGCGATTGGATCGAACGCATGGCGAGCCGCTACGACTATCACGGTCTCGACTGGCTCGATCGCGACCAGCTTCGCGCCCATGTGGTGACCGATGCGTATCTCGGTGGGGTATTCGATCACGACGCAGGCCACCTCCATCCGCTCGACTACACCCTCGGCCTCGCCCGCGCTGCGCAGCGCGCAGGCGCCTCGCTGCACACTGGCAACCGGGTTGCCGAGATCGACGCAGGCGAAGGCGGGCGGCTGCGGGTATCCGGACGGCGCGGAATCGTCGAAGCCGAGTTCGTGGTCCAGGCCACCAACGCCTATTTCAGCGGACTGGTGCCTGAGCTCGATGCCAAGCTGATGCCGGTCGACAACTACATCGTCGCCACCGCGCCGCTCAGCGAGGCCCAGGTCGCCGCCTCGCTGCCAAGCGACGCGGCGGTTTCCGATGCGCGTTTCGTGCTCGATTACTATCGGCTTTCCGCCGACCGCAGGCTGCTGTTCGGCGGCCAGGTGAGCTACACCGGGCGGCAGCCGTTCGCACTCGATCTGCGGATCAAGCGACGGATAAAACGGCTGTTCCCCGCGCTCGCCGGGCTCGATATCGACTATCGCTGGGGCGGGAAGGTCGCGATCACGCTCGATCGGGCGCCGCACTTCGGTCGCCATGGTGACAAGCTCTATTTCGCCCAAGGCTACTCCGGCCACGGCATGGCGCTGGCCGGTTTGGCCGGGCAGCTGATCGGCGAGGCGATCGCCGGGCAGGCCGAGCGCTTCGACCTGTTCGCACGGCTCAAGCACCGCGATTTTCCCGGCGGGCGGCGTCTGCGCACTCCGCTGCTGGCATTGGCGACGACTTTCTATAAACTGCGCGATCTTCTCTAG
- a CDS encoding ABC transporter permease, producing MRRRRVHPGFALFWWLTIAFLYLPLAVVVLFSFNEINSAANFAGFSLRWYQRLLGNQQIIDAFYNSMVLALVSSLIALVLGALMGYGLYRHRGRRLGWLIALIYLPIVMPDVVFGISEMAFFVRFNALTGWLRPGMTTMIIAHVTFQLPFVALVVYSRFVGLDASLFDAAKDLYASPWKRAVYFIIPAIKPALVAGFFLAFTLSFDDFVISFFTSGPESATLPIYIWGAIRRGISPEINAIGALMIFAVMIAALVSLAFTLRSRRREGVL from the coding sequence ATGAGGCGGCGTCGGGTGCATCCAGGGTTCGCGCTCTTCTGGTGGCTGACCATCGCGTTTCTCTACCTGCCGCTGGCGGTGGTGGTGCTGTTCTCGTTCAACGAGATCAACAGCGCGGCCAACTTCGCCGGCTTCTCGCTGCGCTGGTACCAGCGGCTGCTCGGCAACCAGCAGATCATCGATGCGTTCTACAACTCGATGGTACTGGCGCTGGTGTCGTCGCTGATCGCGCTGGTGCTCGGCGCGCTGATGGGCTACGGGCTCTACCGTCATCGCGGCCGCCGGCTGGGCTGGCTGATTGCGCTGATCTACCTGCCGATCGTGATGCCGGACGTGGTGTTCGGGATCTCGGAGATGGCGTTCTTCGTGCGCTTCAACGCGCTGACCGGGTGGCTCAGGCCGGGGATGACGACGATGATCATCGCCCACGTGACCTTCCAGCTGCCGTTCGTGGCGCTGGTGGTGTACTCGCGCTTCGTCGGGCTCGACGCTTCGCTGTTCGACGCGGCGAAGGATCTCTACGCGAGCCCGTGGAAGCGGGCGGTGTACTTCATCATTCCGGCGATCAAGCCGGCGCTGGTGGCGGGTTTCTTTCTGGCCTTCACATTGTCGTTCGACGACTTCGTGATCAGCTTCTTCACTTCGGGGCCTGAGAGCGCGACGCTGCCGATCTACATCTGGGGAGCGATCCGCCGGGGTATCTCACCGGAGATCAACGCGATCGGTGCGCTGATGATCTTCGCGGTGATGATCGCAGCGCTGGTGAGCCTTGCCTTCACCCTGCGCTCGCGCCGTCGCGAGGGGGTGCTGTGA
- a CDS encoding Lrp/AsnC ligand binding domain-containing protein produces MRNKSRSLDRIDLNILRHLQENARISYVDLAAKVGLSTTPCLERVKRLERAGVIRGYRALLDPKALRAQLLVFVEISLETQSPSVFDEFRRAVSKLPQILECHLVSGQFDYILKCRIPEMSAYRQLLGDVVLTLPGVKETKSYVVMEEVKESFSIDVPELDAFD; encoded by the coding sequence ATGAGGAACAAATCCCGCAGCCTCGATCGCATCGATCTCAACATTCTCCGCCACCTGCAGGAGAATGCGCGCATCTCCTACGTCGATCTCGCCGCCAAGGTAGGGCTTTCGACCACCCCCTGCCTCGAACGGGTCAAACGGCTCGAGCGCGCCGGCGTGATCCGCGGCTATCGCGCCCTGCTCGACCCCAAGGCGCTGCGTGCCCAGCTCCTGGTGTTCGTCGAGATCAGCCTCGAGACCCAGTCGCCTTCGGTGTTCGACGAGTTTCGCCGCGCGGTTTCCAAGCTGCCGCAGATCCTCGAGTGTCACTTGGTCTCCGGCCAGTTCGACTACATCCTCAAGTGCCGTATTCCCGAGATGTCCGCCTATCGCCAGCTGCTCGGCGACGTGGTGCTGACCCTGCCCGGGGTCAAGGAGACCAAGAGCTACGTGGTGATGGAGGAGGTCAAGGAGTCGTTCTCGATCGACGTGCCCGAGCTGGATGCGTTCGACTGA
- a CDS encoding LysR family transcriptional regulator, which produces MSERKNVLGRISDFDIRLLRVFATVVECGGFTAAEVPLGIGRSAISVHMSDLEARIGLTLCRRGRSGFALTEEGREVHRAALELFAALGTFRDGVNDLHAQLRGELDIGITDNLLSMPQMRVTEALARLKRSGPEVRINISMIPPNEVELGVLDGRLDVGVLPWIAPIGGLDYLSLYEERSNLYCASTHPLFGADDDQECDLLAYDAVAPSYAVSGEVRARYAGLNATASASDREGVAFLILTGCYIGFLPDHMAEPWVARGLLRSLAHLSPGFDTSFVAATRKGREPGRVLERFLSGLRAS; this is translated from the coding sequence ATGAGTGAACGCAAGAATGTGCTGGGCAGGATCAGCGACTTCGACATCCGCCTGCTGCGGGTCTTCGCCACCGTAGTGGAGTGCGGCGGCTTCACTGCCGCGGAGGTACCGCTCGGCATCGGACGCTCGGCGATCAGCGTGCATATGAGCGATCTCGAGGCGCGGATCGGGCTGACCCTGTGCCGCCGAGGGCGCTCCGGCTTCGCCCTCACCGAAGAGGGGCGCGAGGTGCATCGTGCCGCACTCGAGCTTTTCGCAGCGCTTGGCACCTTTCGCGATGGGGTCAACGACCTGCATGCACAGCTGCGCGGCGAGCTCGACATCGGCATCACCGACAATCTGCTCAGCATGCCGCAGATGCGGGTCACCGAGGCACTGGCGCGACTCAAGCGCAGCGGTCCCGAGGTGCGGATCAACATCTCGATGATTCCACCCAACGAGGTGGAGCTCGGCGTGCTCGACGGGCGCCTCGATGTCGGCGTGCTGCCGTGGATCGCGCCGATCGGCGGGCTCGACTACCTGAGCCTCTACGAGGAGCGTTCCAACCTCTACTGTGCTTCGACCCATCCGCTGTTCGGCGCTGATGACGACCAGGAATGCGACCTTCTGGCCTACGACGCGGTGGCGCCGAGCTATGCGGTGAGCGGCGAGGTGCGCGCTCGCTATGCCGGGCTCAACGCTACCGCCAGCGCTTCCGATCGCGAAGGGGTGGCATTTTTGATCCTCACCGGCTGCTACATCGGTTTTCTGCCCGATCACATGGCCGAACCCTGGGTGGCACGAGGCCTGCTGCGATCGCTTGCGCATCTGAGCCCCGGTTTCGATACCTCCTTCGTCGCCGCCACCCGCAAGGGGCGGGAGCCGGGAAGGGTGCTCGAACGCTTCCTCAGCGGCCTCAGGGCAAGTTGA
- a CDS encoding ABC transporter permease, which produces MSQAAIRSPSRRADAVHLLWTTAPSVLWISVFLVLPSLYLVSMAFMTNGTYGQPELPLGFEAFRQLAGYGFLGWSPGNFYTLMRSLYYTLISTGLTVLVAYPIAYYISTCRPSLRVIMLLAVVVPSWTNQVVRAFGWMNLLAPGTPLAELAGWLGLASPQLGLYPSSFAVMLGLVYNFLPFMVLPLYSAFEKLDVSQLEAARDLYASPTRAFFAAILPQTLAGLLAGLVLVMIPAFGMYVVPELLGGGRAMMIGNLVATQFAEGSNWPLGAAGAILMLAATLAGIWLLRRLGRRLGGGEEVVI; this is translated from the coding sequence ATGTCGCAAGCCGCCATCCGCTCGCCGTCGCGCCGGGCGGACGCCGTCCACCTGCTGTGGACCACCGCGCCATCGGTGCTGTGGATCAGTGTGTTCCTGGTGCTGCCGAGCCTCTACCTGGTGTCGATGGCGTTCATGACCAACGGCACCTACGGCCAGCCGGAGCTGCCGCTCGGCTTCGAGGCGTTCCGCCAGCTCGCCGGCTACGGTTTTCTCGGCTGGAGCCCGGGCAACTTCTACACCCTGATGCGCTCGCTCTACTACACCCTGATCTCGACCGGGCTCACCGTGCTGGTCGCCTATCCGATCGCCTACTACATCTCGACCTGCCGGCCGAGCCTGCGGGTGATCATGCTGCTGGCGGTGGTGGTGCCGTCGTGGACCAACCAGGTGGTGCGGGCGTTCGGCTGGATGAACCTGCTCGCCCCCGGTACGCCGCTGGCCGAGCTGGCGGGCTGGCTGGGGCTGGCCTCGCCGCAGCTCGGGCTCTACCCCTCGTCGTTCGCGGTGATGCTGGGGCTGGTCTACAACTTCCTGCCGTTCATGGTGCTGCCGCTCTACAGCGCGTTCGAGAAGCTCGACGTCTCCCAGCTCGAGGCGGCGCGCGATCTCTACGCCTCGCCGACGCGGGCGTTCTTCGCCGCGATCCTGCCGCAGACGCTGGCCGGGCTGCTCGCGGGGCTGGTGCTGGTGATGATCCCGGCGTTCGGCATGTACGTGGTGCCGGAGCTGCTCGGCGGAGGCCGGGCGATGATGATCGGCAACCTGGTGGCGACCCAGTTCGCCGAGGGCTCGAACTGGCCGCTGGGTGCCGCCGGGGCGATCCTGATGCTGGCGGCGACGCTCGCCGGGATCTGGCTGCTGCGCCGTCTTGGCCGGCGGCTGGGCGGTGGCGAGGAGGTGGTGATATGA
- the prfA gene encoding peptide chain release factor 1: MKDSLRARFERAAERFEELSALLSEPEVIHDQARFRSYSREYAELDELVQVWRRYVGLEEEREGARAMAKDDDPDMQAMAEEELESLNAGLEALELELKRLLVPKDPDDERGVFLEVRAGTGGDEAALFAGDLFRMYSRYAEARGWRVELISASHGEQGGYKEVIARLEGTGVYGRLKFESGAHRVQRVPATESQGRIHTSACTVAVMPEADEVGEISINPAELRVDTFRSSGAGGQHVNTTDSAIRITHLPTGTVVECQDERSQHKNRAKAMALLAARLKQAAEDAHHRQQSETRRSLVGSGDRSERIRTYNFPQGRLTDHRINLTLYKLSDVIEGDLDGVVEPLIHEYQAEQLAALQES, from the coding sequence ATGAAGGATTCACTACGCGCGCGCTTCGAGCGTGCCGCGGAGCGTTTCGAGGAACTTTCGGCGCTGCTCTCCGAACCCGAGGTCATCCACGATCAGGCCCGCTTTCGCAGCTATTCCCGCGAGTATGCCGAGCTCGACGAGCTGGTCCAGGTCTGGCGCCGCTACGTTGGCCTCGAGGAGGAGCGAGAGGGCGCGCGTGCGATGGCGAAGGACGATGACCCTGACATGCAGGCGATGGCCGAAGAGGAGCTCGAGTCGCTGAACGCCGGGCTCGAGGCGCTCGAGCTCGAGCTCAAGCGCCTGCTGGTGCCCAAGGACCCCGACGATGAGCGAGGGGTGTTTCTCGAGGTGCGCGCCGGCACCGGCGGCGACGAGGCGGCACTGTTCGCCGGCGATCTGTTTCGCATGTACTCGCGCTATGCCGAGGCGCGCGGCTGGCGGGTCGAGCTGATCAGCGCAAGCCACGGCGAGCAGGGCGGCTACAAGGAAGTGATCGCGCGGCTCGAGGGCACCGGGGTCTACGGCCGGCTCAAGTTCGAATCGGGCGCCCACCGGGTGCAGCGGGTCCCGGCCACCGAGTCGCAAGGCCGCATCCATACCTCGGCCTGTACCGTCGCGGTGATGCCCGAGGCGGATGAGGTCGGTGAGATTTCGATCAATCCCGCCGAGCTTCGCGTCGACACCTTCCGCTCCAGCGGCGCGGGTGGCCAGCACGTCAATACCACCGACTCGGCGATCCGGATCACCCACCTGCCCACCGGTACCGTGGTCGAGTGCCAGGACGAGCGCTCCCAGCACAAGAACCGCGCCAAGGCCATGGCGCTGCTCGCCGCCCGGCTCAAGCAGGCCGCCGAAGACGCCCACCACCGCCAGCAGTCGGAGACCCGCCGCTCGCTGGTCGGCTCTGGTGATCGCTCCGAGCGGATCCGCACCTATAACTTTCCCCAGGGGCGGCTCACCGATCACCGCATCAACCTGACGCTCTATAAGCTTTCCGATGTGATCGAGGGCGATCTCGATGGGGTGGTCGAGCCGCTGATCCACGAATACCAGGCCGAGCAGCTGGCCGCGCTCCAGGAGAGCTGA